From Hemibagrus wyckioides isolate EC202008001 linkage group LG11, SWU_Hwy_1.0, whole genome shotgun sequence:
agaccactgcccaatttccagatttgaaccctattgaaaacctctggaatgtcatcaagaggaagatggatggaccatcgagcaaagctgagctgtttgcttttttgcaaaaagagtggtataaagttccccaacagcaatgtgaaaaactggtggagagcatggagccaaaacgcatgcaaatagggcttattccaccaaatactgatttctaaatgttatttagccaaagcattaacacaatttgtttacaaattatttgccttttgttttatttgagttactaaagctctgcaaatactgcatgatcttgtgttattttgatgcgttgtcatttcctttaaatatacactctaaataacaatagttattcacaaaaaatgaaagaaacctgttcatctcaccaatacatgaacctgtaagaaaaaaacataagaaactgattattttgcagtggtctcatatttttttccagagctgtatgttatgttatatgttatggttacaccagtttcctcccaaaatccaaagacatgcgttgtaggctgattgacatctctaaattgtccatagtgtgtgaatgagtgtttgagtgCATGCATTTGTGCCCtctgatgggttggcaccctgtccagctTGTCCCCCatcttgtgccccgagtcccctgggatcggctccaggttctctgtgaccctgaccctgtGAAGCTGTAAAAAATTCCATgaatgtatacacacacacttcttactGTACAGGTCTATATCTGACAATTAACTTTATCATATCTTCTTAAATGTTGCCAGATTGCAATTTATAtagcaatttatttatatatatgcaaCATGGTACAAGATAATATGCTGAGCAAGTTGACCTAGTACAATAAACACGAGACAATAAGTACAACACAACAGCTGGAACATCTGCAGGCATGGGGATATGAAACATACAGAATATACAGCAATCACATTAGGTGTTTAGCTTTGCAAAGACTTTTGAGTGGTGAGTATTTATTCTGCAGGAGTTGGGGTTGGGGGTGGGCTGAGGCTCGGACTGTAACTCTGTTAAGCTACCACTTCATTCTGGTCACTGTGCATACAACGCATTCCTGcatgtgaaagaaaaaacagaccaCAGGCCAGAGTGAGGTTCAACCTGCCAGTGGACCCCTAGTGGACTGTCTTGGTATTGCAAGGAGGCCTACATTAAACATTAGTTTTACTGTGAAATAGTCGTCAGAAGTAtgcaaagaaatgaaatgaaacgatTAGCTGAGCTGAGTGACATCCACAGTGCTGATCCAGGAACGTTTAAATAATCagtcaaaaataataatcagtttGTACATCACTGATACATCTGTGTAGCTTGTGTAGGCTTGTTTATCAAAATCAGATACTGTGCTGAAGTTATGGTAATGGCATCCTTTAAAAAATTTGGTGTTATGCTGTATCTAGGTGAGTTGACAAGAACaaattttctctcacacacacacacacacacagagagagagagagagagatatctcCTTTGATACCTCTCTGAAACATCCCCGCTTGAATTAAAATAGACCTACAAGAATTTACTATCAGCAAACATTTCTCTATTCATCTAAACACTACACGTATTTTGCAGAAAAactttttagacttttttttatattattaaactatttatatttataggttGTAAATATATAGACTGGATCAGTCTGAATGAAGGGTCAGCTTTGCCACATTACAATTAACAACGCACGCcaagagaaaataaacaaaccatttAACAAGTTTTATGCCAAGATTAAGTGTAGACATGTAACAGAGAACGAAAGCTAGGGGGAAAAGATTCATATTCAGCCAGAGATGTAATATTTAACTATAACAATGGAGCAATTTTAATAACGTTAAAGcctttgtagtgtgtgtatgtgtgtgtgtgcctcagcTGGACTGTTCATTAGTCGCTGATGATGTGGAGGTGTATGGAGCTTGGATCCCCggcctctgattggctgatgcgGCGGATGGGGGCGGGGTGAAGTGCTCTGTCACTGACACAGCGCTGGCGGAGAACGGCATTGCAGGTAAATCGGGACGCGTTTGTCAacaccatttttttccccttgcttTCATTAACATGTGCGAGAAATGAAGCGGACTCGATAAGAAACGCTGGGTTTGAGTTTTTGgagtaagaaaaaagaaaaacgcgGACggcaaaaaagagaaaaaacctCCCAGCTCGCCTTGGTTCAGAAGAAGCTCCCGTTGTGTCAGCGCTTTGTGGGAGCACGCTTTTCTTCTCCGAGGAACTTCGAAAgctgtggatttttttaaaaatcctgaaACCCTATCTAACAAAGGATGAAATCTGTCAAAAGAGGTAAAGTGAATTTTCCGCGAGTTTTCCCTCTCCCATTTGTCCTTTCTTCGTAGTCGATGGATATTTAAGTTGGAGCGAATGTACAATTTGAAGAGGAATGTGCCTTTTTGTTAAGAGTCAATGcggcgtgtgtttgtgtttgaatgtgGACGGACGGCTAGCTGGCTAAGCTAACTGCCTGAGAGCTGAGCATGGTGTCCATCTGCTGCTGTCCCGAGGACGTGTTTTGAGGTAGCGAGTGTGTTCAGCGTCCCTCATCGGgaaagtaatgtgtgtgttttttttgttttttgaaggGCTTCGTGGTGTCTTCTCCTGTTCCTTTTGTGTCGTGTGAGTGATCTGAATCTGACGTGTGGTGTTAGATTATGAAAATATAGGCTCGGTTGTAGGTAGAAGTTTAGACAGCTAGCAGGTTTAGCACGTTGAGTCAGTGGGGAATTCCAGTTTGAGGGTTTGGATACTGGACGTTGTTTATAACGGTGACAAACTGCCAGCATTTGTTGCATGCCTGGAAAAGTTTGGCGTCGCTGGCGGCCCGCGTGTTTCACGCGCTTTTGTCAGTCTGAACAATTTGCTAGGGATTTTCGCACGGAGCTACATAAGGATTCACATCGCGAGGATATTAGATAATTGTTGGCTCAGACATGTTGGTGAGGATAACCCATTTCGGAGTAAGccctttggtgtgtgtgtgcgtgcgtgtctaaCCACGCTAAATAAAGCGGTTTGACAGATCAGTGCTGTAACTCAATTCAGCCTCCAAATCAATATCATTCCCCTCATTTCTCCCCCCGagttagttatttattattatttttgtaaaatccGTCTTTTACTATAAAGTAACGGCGTTGTGTGAATGACTGCACGTCAGCAAGGCCAGTTTAGATCCAGATATTTGTCGTCGCCACAGGCGgcagtttcattttatttacagtccCCGATTGTTGGATAATAAAGTGAGACTGACGCCTGTCTCTAACGGTTACATCAGGGTAGCGGCTAGCTAACTCCAGCATGTCCGGGGAGGGGGGGTTGTCAGCTTTGGAAGGGTAAAGGAGCACTAAAAGCCGTCCTTCCTCGAGAtggataccacacacacacacacacacacacacacactaaagcccCCTCAGTACTTGAGATGGAtagcgcgcacgcacgcacgcactcgctctctcacacacacacacacacacgcgcgcgcgcgcacgcacgcacacacactctcctttgTTGGGGAGGAACGCAGGAACTGCCACATTTCTGTCTGCTCCTGCGGGCTTCGGGTTACACTGAGAAACACAGGAGCCACTCTAGCACATTTCTGCGCCATTGTTCTCCCACTTAAACCTTTTCTTTCACCGCTAATATTCAGCGTTCGGAAAACATCATAAAACTACACGGGCAAGCCCGTGCCTAGTTTACAGGTATTTTTATTCCGAAAGTGCTAGCTAAAACATGCCCAGTGAAGTTTAGGTCACTCAGTGGAGACCGTGTGCTCGACGTCGAGCGGGACATTTCCCCAGCCGACATGTCAACAAGTAACTCAAGAAGACGTTTAAGGGCTTATTTTCCTCCTTTTTACTGCCCTGAATGTTGACGTACAAGCAGCTGGAGATGCTAATTTTACTCCGCTTTCTGTTTCCACCCTTGGGCGACTTTTCTTCAGTGAATTTAGTAGCCCTGTGAACAAAAGCCTCTCGGATGTAAAAAGACAAGACTTTTTTTCAATTACTCTTTAAAAATACATGTATATTTAGACTGTAGCCTAAACTGGGCAGCTCTGGAGTTTGGGAAAGTGTGGAAAGGTTGAGCATGTTTGTAGCTTGGTGTGGTGAATGGAGCGGAAGCGTAGGGGGATGAAAGGGAGGAAATTAAAGAGTGGAGAGATTCACTCCTACTGCTCATCTGAGGAGAACTTGCCTTGACTTAGCTAATCATTATCTCAGCCCTCAGGATGTCTGCTCCAGGCTTTTGTAAGAACCCTTATCTCGTACGATTCTGTACCAAACATTAGGAtagttttaaccttttttttttttaaaacccctTTTCCATTTGGGTTAAATCCTAAATCATGTAGGAAATTTACTCACACAAAGGCAGTCTTATAATCTATAATGAAGCTTCTGATGACAGATTTGGACGTCTTTCTAATTCTCAGCCCAGATTTTCTTTGGGATATGATTAAAGAAAGTAGCATGAAAAAGCTATCTGAAGCCATGTTTACAAAATACAAAGTGTTATTTAACCAAGGACAGGCTGGCAACATGTGTTTTCGGGGCAGGGTTACAATTCTCAATTAAGTAGCAGCGGCAATTTTTGGCTTTGACTAGAGATCAAGATTCTTTGATTTGGCAAATAACATGTGGGctgtttttatttagctctTGTGCTACAGTGGTAGTGTGTGCTAGCAACATTTTCCTAGCAGCTGTTTGTGAATGACAGCTCATCTGCATTTTGAATGACCGATTTACTGCCCATTTGTATTACAATAGCCCAGTCCTGAACAAAATGACTGCTATTTAGAGTAACACTTTATTATAGTAGCGTGTCAGGAGCAGAGTGGGCCCTCCCAAAGTTAAAGGGAAACAAGGAATATTAATTTTTCCTGCTGATAGCATTTCGAAAGCCGAAATGTGTGTGAAACTCTTGTCTTGATGAACACACCGCCTAGTATCTCACTGGCAGGTTTTTTGAGGCAGATGACGTGCAGCTGTGACTCGCTCACCCAGTTCATTTTCCACTTCACTCACAGCTTAGTTTTCTGGCATTGCCAAACCCCCTTCCTCCCCCTGTGGACTCACTGCACATCAGGTCTATGTGTGTGGTCATCTGGTACAAGACTAGAGTAAATTTCGGTGCTGTTTTATGCAATGGCTGCTTGAGCACAGAGTCTGCAGAATCAACCCTGTTCTTGGAATTGCAGTGAATAGTTATTTTTGAACCATCCTATTTCAGACTACTCTATGTTTTGGGCCTCACACAGTTAGACCCTACTTGTAGTGAGGTACTTGAAGTGTGAGCTTTCCATTGCCAGTGATGTGTGCTTTAGCTCTTCATATTACCATGTTCTTCCTTTAAATGTATTAccaccaaccatccatccattgaaATGTAAAGCAGATCTTCTCCAAGGGAGGTCAAGGCTGCCTTTGTATGCAGATGTGAAtttgattgtgttttttgtcttgttttagCATGATTCGTATTTATAGTGTATGCTGTATATGTGCTACttttaaaaatgctaaaaaaaaaaaacgaaatcCCCCAACCTTTAAGTCGGCACATTTTTATgccaaatgtttttattttagaccAATAATGCCTACTGTTACCTTGATTCCAACAGCGTTTGAAGAGGAGCACAGTGGAGAGACGGAGTTTTCTGCCATGTCAGACAGTGATCCCTGTGAGGACGATGCTTACCCACTCAATCTTTCCACCGGTGCCCGTGGAGCTTCTGCTAAGCGCCGCCGCCGGGGGAACCTGCCTAAAGAGTCTGTTCAGATTCTGAGGAGCTGGCTTTATGAGCACCGTTTTAATGCCTATCCTTCTGAGCAGGAGAAGCTTAGTCTGTCAGGACAGACCAATCTCTCCATCTCGCAGGTAAGCTTCGTAATCTACTTCTCAAGGATCTTATATTaatctttattttcatatttgtgTCTTTATCGGTAATTTCCCCAGTATTCCCAGTGTTATAGCTTTATTATAATATGCAGATAAACAGGTATTCAGCAAATATTACACACCCAGATTTATTTGCAGAAACAGCCCATAAAAACATGGTGTGTGAGCTCAGCCATGTTCTGTCCTTGATTGTGAGTCAGGAGCGGTGGTGTTGTCAGTGTGCAGGAATGCAGGCTCTGAGGCCTTTCTATTGTGGCTTTGCATTTTTTCCCTCCAAACTCCATTACAGCCAGCTGTTTGAAAACCTGCAGTTTGCAGTCTGGGCACTAGAGGGCGCACACATGCACAAGGCTCTGTGTTGATATGCAGCAATGAGCTCTTTATAGTCGGGTTTCAACGGATCAGACACCACCTCTAAACAGGTTTACTTTCATTATCATAAGGACAGAAACAACATGTGAAAATGGAACCAAGGAATGTGGTTTGGGCATGTCATTCCAGCGACAAGTGAGATTTCACTTGCAATATCATGTTTGATAAATGCTGGGTATACATGCAAGTCTTGTAGCTGTAATCATAAGTAATGCGAAAAAAAGTTTATTGGTCTTCAGTATCTGCACATAGTTTTGGTATTTTCTTGGGCTCATCCTTGTGTGAATAGGAGGCTGCGAAAAACTTCTGTTTGTGCAGGGGCAAATAGTTTTTTGTGCTACAACACAATTTGTAACCATTGTAACTGTTTTTTTCATATTCTCTGGTTTCTGTGATGCCCCAGGGGGAACCAAATTTGCATTCAACAAATCCACAAAAGAAGGATCCTCTATTTGCCTGTCAATTATTTTGCCTGACAACTCCAGAAATCTCTGACTCGAGCATTAATGTTTTCTAACTAAAGAGGTTCACATGCATAATATGTCCTTTGGATGTAGAATCATTTTTGGATGTAGAATCTCATTTTGTCCAACTAAGCAATTGAgagttaggggccttgctcagcagtggcagcttagtggaccagGGATTCGGGGTGCATTTCGGTGAATTTAAGACAAAATTGACTATTTTTTGTGCCGTCTGTTTCAGATCTGTAACTGGTTTATTAATGCGCGGCGACGGCTTCTCCCCGACCTGCTGAGGAAGGATGGAAAGGACCCGACTCAGTTCACAATCTCTCGCCGCGCCAGCAAATCCGACAGCCGGTCAGTTGGTTCCGCCTCCCCAGAACACTCCACCCCTCCGCTAGTCCCTGCAACTCGCCCCTCTGTCATCCGCCCTGCCCCCACATTGGACCTGAGCATGCTGGGTAATACAGCGACCGCCATCTTGACCGGGGCTGGCTGCTTAGTGGGATCGGGTCTAACAGGGCGAGACAGTGGAGTCCAGACACTCATGCAGGTGGACACTCGTGGCCTGATTAAGAAAGAAAGCGTGAATGGACCTCCTAGTCTAACTACTATTCCAGGCTCATCTTCTAGCAGCCCAAGTCTGGGAACGATGAGTCCTACTGTGGTGCTGTTCAACACACCACCCCCTACACCCCCAGAGCTCTGCCCACATGACTTCAGCGACCTCAAGCTGCTCGTTGACGCAGCTCTACTGAGAGCAGCAGAGCAGGAAAACCAGAAACAGAAGGAGCAGCCTTCAGCTCGAGTgccctgttctgttcctgtatCTGCTTCAGCAACAGAGGCTCCAAGTAGGAACACAGAGAAGGAAAAGAGCCGTGAAAGCCTAAGCTCCAGCATAAAATCTGACTCTGCTCCAAGCCTGCAGGAGAAGGCCATTCTCCCAGTCTCTGTGCCGGTGTTAAATGCTTCTGCTTCTGCTCTTCCTGCCAGCGAAGCAGGCATTAGCCTGCCAGTGGTTCCACAAAGAGTTGCTGGAGCAGTGAATTTTCAGCCAAATGGTGTATGGAGTGTGGTCAGACCAGCCAGCCCACCCCCAGCCAgcgtcacacacacctggagctcacagcacacactccacgCTGTCAGAGAAGCAGTCAACTGAGAAAATATAAATCAAGTGTATGCATTTATGAAGGACAAAAAGCAACATCTGAGAAAAGGACATTCCACACAACCAAACCGTGAATGCAACACCCCTCTGCTCTGGGTTCTTGTTTGGCTGAGGTTGTCCATGACTCTTATTTACGTGGGAGAAGACAGATAGTCATGTGGCTCCAATGTCACCGTCGCCTTGACAATCTCCAGTTGTCATGGATGTGATCTGACGGTTGCCAGACAACCAGCTAGAAACGGAACATTTCACCCGATGGTTCAGATAACTCGGTTTGTAGGTCATACACTAAGTTTACTTTTTACTGACACAAAGGATGTTTTTAAAGCAGCAAgccttttaaaacttttaaaagaCTTTTCCATTCTCTTCACTACATGAAAGTTATTTTGGGTCCTCTTTACCATTTCAGCACAACACCAACTGAGAACATATGATGAGGCTGGGCTTAAAAGGGAAGCAAATCTTGTGGGTTTAAAATCATGAACAGCGCATTTCCAGATACGCCCCAACCAGTGAACTTTCCACACAAATCCTGGCAGAGTCGTGATGTTTCTCAGAGTTCGTATCTAACTGATAGGCGAGACATTTCTGGTTTATTTGCTTTTAGGACTGCCCTTAGAAGTTACACAAGTGGCCTTGCTCGGTTTTTGCCTTAGATATTGGTTATTGTAGCATTAGGCAATATTTCAAAGACATCATATCACAATACTTGATGTTTACATGATACATGGTTTGGTTAAGAGAAAGTTGAGTTTGAAACACAGTACACTAGTGAAACAGCACACCCATATTACCCTCAGaagagtgtattgtgatatgATGTAACTTAAGACCTACCAGATTTACTGTTTTTGCCTGTATGCTCTAATGTCCTGGCTTAGGGCTAGATAAGTAGACTATTATGTAGCATGGCTAACTATTTTGTATATGACTCCTGAATGCTCGTTGTGAACCAGCATGCCACGCCGAATGACTCGCTGGTGGGGTAGATGTTAGTGTGCAGACAGGGCCTTGGACTTAATCCTGCTGAGTCTAAGAGCTACACTTTAGTTCAAAAACCCCTGGCATGCTGCAGCCTTGTTTGTTTGATACCTCATTCCAGTGGCCAGAAACCACTGCAAATGGGACCACGACTTCCAAATATCAtctttcttttctgtgtttgtgtggtcaCTCATACATTCTGCACTTTATTTCCAAGTCTGTATGTTGCCAGTACTTCAAATCCTTAAcagaagccttttttttttttttttttttttgttattgctcAAACTTATCTTTTGCCTCCTCAAGCATTGTCTCAGTGTGGTCAGGTCtaaggatgagagagaggagacagacggTTGGGGAAATTGATTGCACTGCAGATAGCATAGCTCAGCCGGATCGTTCCTCTGCAGTGACATGGCATGAGACGGCAGCAGAGCCGCCATTGATTTCCTGAGAGACGCTCTCTCCCATCCCAGACAAGCTTTAACTTCTTTTGCTGAATGAAATGTGGAGCTTTTACAGCGCTTTAGGGGCGCACAGTGTCAAGTATTTCCATATGAGATGTCATgaactcgtgtgtgtgtgtgtgtgtgtgtgtgtgtgtctgagacgGAGACTGGcagattgtgtgagagagagcaggatTAAGGTATAGGTTACATGGATCAATGTGGTGAAGGTGGAGAGCAGACActatcagttttatttttcagattcacCAGTAGTGTTTTCATATCCTTATCAGCTCATGCTGTTAGCTTCTTCTTAGGTTTAAATGTTATTTCATGAGCTGAGGAATACATTTATTCTGTAACGCACCTTTCACAATGCTGGTTTAAAAATGGTGCACAGCTGTGTTCACTATAGTGAAGACATTGAATATAATAGCCTTGTTGACATGAGATCAGTTTCAGAGCAGGACTGTGTGCCTATGAATGTGAAAGATCGCTGTATTATGGTGCTGgcatttttttagtttaaccTTTGGAGCATTACGAtaggggtgttttttttgttttgtttttaaatcgtGTTTTAGTTCCTCCTCATGTTTCTTACTGATTTTATTGTAGTTGTTGTCACACATTTTATGTTAGTCCATGTTTCTTTCCGTGCCCAAGTTCCATGAAACTGTtatgttttctctctctattttattattttttttattctcgaTGTTTTTTTGTAGCTTCGTGGCTGAATGAGTTGTAGTCACTGTATTCAATGCACACCATCCTAGTTTACCTCCAGTGGTGCCATTTGTCTTACTCCCCCAGTTGTTTTATATCCGCTAACTTATGTATTTGTGAAAACGCTGAAATTTTTTGCGAACATTTAGCGTAATGAGCTAACCTGTTTCGTCTGCTTGTTTTATGGTCACGGTTCTGTTCAAGTAAGGCGGCCTCTAATCTGGGCTTCGTGTCCTGTTTTTGGAGGTCAACTCATTTTCTATAATATTGTAACAGTtactatattttcttattttttaattattattattattattattattattattattattattatctgattGCGTTCAGTCTCAGGTTAAGTCGGTTGTTCCTCTTTTAGCATAGATTTCAGCCCCTGGGGAGAAATGCAAGAGTATTAGGGATCAGTAATGTGCTTTAGACCAGTGTTCAAGATGGATGTTTGTAGCCCAGCATAGGTTTACTGGACAGGAGAAATTGGCATAATAATATGAAAACTCTGTTAAAACCGGTGTACCACTACATGAAAAACCACTGTGAGCTTTCCGTTAGTTACTGGGTTCCTGGAACAACATTTGGGTACTGGATGTATACGTATATTTTTCAGAGATGCTCTATTTTTTCACTTCTGTAGAATGACTGATGTTGATATTCTAGATACCGTGTCTATTTAGTTGAGAAGGGGTCTTGTAGATATAAAGCGCATGTCTAtcgggtcttttttttttttttttttttttttttttttttaatgtatattaaatgtgtagcgctctctctctgtccctctatATATGACCAAATACTTTTAAGATGGATATGAATAGTATTTGTTTCTTACATTTCCTATCAGTGTATcaagttaaagaaaaaaagaaaacagtatgGACGGTGAACTTGGCATTTGTGCCTTACCTGAGAACAAGAGAATCTTCCCAGCTTTTCTAGAAATCTTTGGACTAGTCTGTGCAATATCTGCCTTAAACTTGTGATGTGTCCTCCTCCTTTTTGTACATTTCAGAGAAATAAAGTACAATTTTCATAtaagttaagtgtgtgtgtgtgttctatgaAGCTTTGCTTATCTCTGTGCCTGAGGGGAATTAATGGTGGTGTGTATCACTGATAGTTCCATAATAAACAAGAGTTGTGCCAAATGTTGCATAATAAGGAATCAGAttttattgaataaaataaGTAGCTGTCTCCCATTAAAAGAAGTGATCGATGTAATATATTTGTGATGCAAGCGTTGCTCATTGGTCCCATGACAGTctctgttaataataataataataataataataataatgcagcatgctgttgtagaaaagtAATCAGAAAATGGGTGACCAAATGCCCCACTTCCCgagtgttttcttcctcttgtaCAACAGCAATTTACTGAcgattgttttttgttttattatagaGTGACGTCGGACATCTTGAGTCCAAACACCTTATGTCTGACTGTTACAACACTTAATCTTCCAAAAATGCTACTGTCTTAACTTTGTACCTCTTACAGGAAATGCTTAAAcacactatttaaaaaaaaattgggctCTTTAAAGAAAGCACTCCTGGACAGGTGTTGTGGAGATCTGTGTTAGTTGAAGATTTTTGATCACTGTGAATAGAGCAAAACATTTTCcctgaagaaagaaataatgcCACGATTTCTTCTAAACAAGCCAGTGTTTCTATCAGTTTAATCTGACCATGCTACAGTGGTTTCCCTCTGAACTATGAAACAATGTTCTGTGTAACAATCCTTTTGCTGAGATGTTTACTTCATATTAGCTTAACTTCACAGTAACCAAGTGAAACTGTTGAACATCTGCAGAAAGAAATCAAGGACACTTCCGAGCGCTGTGTAATTCTTTAAGGCACATGGGCGTGTGGAGAGGAAAGAAATAATAACGAGGTATACAGTAATCACAATTTAATCTACACAAGTGCAAGTAGGCTATAATTTAAAGgactgtttttttgtattttcgtGTGGTTATATTGTAATACAATCGTGTTTCATGCGCTGTTTACTTTACGATAATGTGtcatttgtttgtcttttgttCTCCCTTTATGAacacattttagtgtaaaaGTAAAATGCACTCTGCTGCCAGGCTGAGAGTCTCTCTAAAGCTTTACATGTCATCCTTGTCCTTCGCCCCGTGTTTGAGGATGCGAGTGAATTCGGCATAGTTGAAGTTGCCTTTCTTGTCGATGGGAGCCTCTCGGAAGAGCTCGTCCACTTCTTCGTCGGTGAAGCGATCCCCCATAGTGGTCAGCAGCTCTCTGAGGTGATCTTCATGAATCACACCTAGCCCAGAGGAAGCGAAGGTGTTCCAGTCAGAGCCGGAGAGCAAATTTCTCATTCAAAATTCAACACATTTAGCAATTTCACATTCAAAATATAGAGTTAAAGCATTGTAATATGTATTCACCGGactaaataattatttaaaatattttagaaagtatattttattaattgtatTGTACACATTTTAAGGAAAGATTGTAAGAGTACTTacaagagagaaatagacaagAATAACtgcaaattaattttaaatataatttatttaaataattaaatataatttatttattattattattattttttaaaataataaaataaactctaaagcagtgtgtgctttactgtcattttcagttttactgaatcc
This genomic window contains:
- the LOC131361596 gene encoding homeobox protein TGIF2; its protein translation is MKSVKRAFEEEHSGETEFSAMSDSDPCEDDAYPLNLSTGARGASAKRRRRGNLPKESVQILRSWLYEHRFNAYPSEQEKLSLSGQTNLSISQICNWFINARRRLLPDLLRKDGKDPTQFTISRRASKSDSRSVGSASPEHSTPPLVPATRPSVIRPAPTLDLSMLGNTATAILTGAGCLVGSGLTGRDSGVQTLMQVDTRGLIKKESVNGPPSLTTIPGSSSSSPSLGTMSPTVVLFNTPPPTPPELCPHDFSDLKLLVDAALLRAAEQENQKQKEQPSARVPCSVPVSASATEAPSRNTEKEKSRESLSSSIKSDSAPSLQEKAILPVSVPVLNASASALPASEAGISLPVVPQRVAGAVNFQPNGVWSVVRPASPPPASVTHTWSSQHTLHAVREAVN